A region of Pyxidicoccus parkwaysis DNA encodes the following proteins:
- a CDS encoding enoyl-CoA hydratase/isomerase family protein, with amino-acid sequence MSAPAADVLLEVEGGVATLTLNDTARRNVMTPELGEALRARVESLRERRDVCAVVLTGAGGAFSAGGDLKMLERLRKASFEEARTFMLDFYARYLSVLDLPMPTVAAVDGPAIGAGLCVALACDVCVVGEDAKLALNFVQLGLHPGMGATYFAPWRAGVQAAAELMLTGRRFDGKEAVRLGLALEAAPSGMVLARARALATQIAGNAPLATRALKQRLAPDRAALRTALEEEARFQAESYGSADLGEGLAAAAERRAPVFQGR; translated from the coding sequence ATGTCCGCTCCTGCCGCTGACGTCCTGCTGGAGGTGGAGGGTGGTGTTGCCACCCTCACCCTGAATGACACTGCTCGCCGCAACGTGATGACTCCCGAGCTGGGGGAGGCGCTGCGGGCCCGGGTGGAATCGCTTCGTGAGCGCCGTGACGTGTGCGCCGTGGTCCTCACCGGCGCGGGTGGCGCGTTCTCCGCCGGGGGCGACTTGAAGATGCTGGAGCGGCTGCGCAAGGCCTCGTTCGAGGAGGCCCGCACCTTCATGCTCGACTTCTACGCGCGCTACCTGAGCGTGCTGGACTTGCCCATGCCCACCGTGGCCGCGGTGGATGGGCCCGCCATCGGCGCGGGGCTGTGCGTGGCGCTCGCTTGTGACGTGTGCGTCGTTGGCGAGGACGCGAAGCTCGCGCTCAACTTCGTGCAGCTCGGCCTGCATCCCGGCATGGGCGCGACGTACTTCGCGCCCTGGCGCGCAGGTGTCCAGGCCGCGGCGGAGTTGATGCTCACGGGACGCCGCTTCGATGGGAAGGAGGCGGTGCGCCTCGGGCTCGCGCTGGAGGCGGCGCCCTCGGGTATGGTGCTCGCTCGGGCCCGGGCGCTGGCCACGCAGATTGCCGGCAATGCGCCGCTGGCCACTCGCGCGCTCAAGCAGCGGCTGGCCCCGGACCGTGCGGCGCTGCGGACCGCGCTGGAGGAGGAGGCCCGCTTCCAGGCGGAGAGCTACGGCAGCGCGGACCTCGGCGAAGGACTCGCGGCTGCGGCGGAGCGCAGGGCCCCTGTCTTCCAGGGGCGGTGA
- a CDS encoding putative quinol monooxygenase: MISVGLLARLKAKPGKEAQLRDLLKSAESLARAESKTVVWFAFETPDQQCWIFDAFADESGRKAHLEGEIAKALMKVAPDLLAEPPDIKPVSLHASKLP; encoded by the coding sequence ATGATTTCCGTCGGACTGCTGGCGAGACTGAAGGCGAAGCCGGGCAAGGAGGCCCAACTGCGCGACCTGCTGAAGAGCGCCGAGTCCCTCGCGCGGGCGGAGTCGAAGACCGTGGTCTGGTTCGCGTTCGAGACGCCGGACCAACAGTGCTGGATTTTCGATGCCTTCGCCGACGAGAGCGGCCGCAAGGCGCACCTGGAGGGAGAGATTGCGAAGGCCCTGATGAAGGTGGCACCCGACCTCCTCGCCGAGCCTCCCGACATCAAGCCGGTGTCGCTGCACGCGTCCAAGCTGCCCTGA
- a CDS encoding DUF58 domain-containing protein: MLLDAQTLARLRGVKLRARAVMEGVLSGLHKSPHQGQSVEFAEHKEYAPGDELRHLDWKAYGKFDKYYVKRFEHETNLRAVMVVDASASMGYRSGALSKLDVANTLAGALCYLLVRQQDAAGLALMTGGKWRDVPPRASAGHLNTLLDTLESTQANGTTDIGSAADHLVEVLPRRSSVIVLSDLLDEKQDALKRILALRQRKNDVSVFHLVDPAELTFPFDDPTLFLDMEGEGRIEVNPREIKESYLEEFNAFLASTRAACAEADVDYELVRTDEKLDDVLLRYLARRGRRG, encoded by the coding sequence ATGCTGCTCGACGCCCAGACGCTGGCCCGCCTCCGTGGTGTGAAGCTGCGCGCTCGCGCGGTGATGGAGGGCGTGCTGTCCGGCCTCCACAAGAGCCCCCATCAGGGGCAGAGCGTGGAGTTCGCCGAGCACAAGGAGTACGCCCCCGGCGACGAGCTGCGCCACCTCGACTGGAAGGCGTACGGCAAGTTCGACAAGTACTACGTCAAGCGCTTCGAGCACGAGACGAACCTGCGCGCCGTCATGGTGGTGGATGCGTCCGCCTCCATGGGCTACCGCAGCGGCGCGCTGAGCAAGCTGGACGTGGCCAACACGCTGGCCGGCGCGCTCTGCTACCTGCTGGTGCGCCAGCAGGACGCGGCGGGGCTGGCGCTGATGACGGGCGGCAAGTGGCGGGACGTGCCGCCGCGCGCGTCCGCGGGCCACCTCAACACGCTGCTCGACACGCTGGAGTCCACCCAGGCCAACGGCACCACGGACATCGGCAGCGCCGCGGACCACCTCGTGGAGGTGCTGCCTCGCCGCTCCTCCGTCATCGTCCTGTCCGACTTGCTCGACGAGAAGCAGGACGCGCTCAAGCGCATCCTCGCGCTGCGGCAGCGGAAGAACGACGTGTCCGTGTTCCACCTCGTGGACCCGGCGGAGCTGACGTTCCCCTTCGATGACCCCACGCTGTTCCTCGACATGGAGGGCGAGGGCCGCATCGAGGTGAATCCGCGCGAAATCAAGGAGAGCTACCTGGAGGAGTTCAACGCCTTCCTCGCCAGCACCAGGGCCGCGTGCGCCGAAGCGGACGTGGACTACGAATTGGTGCGCACCGACGAGAAGCTGGACGACGTGCTGCTGCGCTACCTCGCGCGGCGCGGGAGGCGCGGGTGA
- a CDS encoding ATP-binding protein, translating to MPRWFNTAGPCVAANHYMLPALRRLPELRTLIDQQGYFVVHAPRQTGKTTALRSLARELTAEGRYVAVHVSMEMGNPFSQDVGAAELAVLEEWRRDAVHQLPAELQPPPFPNAPPGSRISVALTSWAEAAPRPLVVFLDEVDALRDVTLLSVLRQLRSGYPRRPKNFPSAMALMGLRDVRDYKVATEDREHLGTASPFNIKVRSLTLRNFTAEEVAELYAQHTADTGQRFEPEALALAFESTQGQPWLVNALAKVAVEELVPDRSQPIRREDVERARSVLIARRETHLDSLTDKLREPRVRAILEPVLAGTFAGGGDSYQDDLQYTRDLGLCAPDDPVRVANPIYQELIARVLAGNAEPKVVVAPRSFVLPDGRFDFDRMLREFAAFWREHGEVLAAGMTYHEVAPQLVLMAFLQRVVNGGGQVDREYGVGRGRIDLLVRWPYEENGQRRLQRHALELKVWREGEKDPLAKGLVQLEEYLERLGLDEGVLVIFDRRPEAGGTETRTRFEQAQSPSGRKVTVLRA from the coding sequence ATGCCCCGCTGGTTCAACACCGCAGGTCCTTGCGTCGCGGCCAACCACTACATGCTGCCGGCACTGCGGCGTCTCCCGGAGCTGCGCACCCTCATCGACCAGCAGGGGTACTTCGTCGTTCACGCGCCCAGGCAGACGGGCAAGACAACTGCATTGCGCTCGCTCGCCCGGGAGCTGACGGCGGAAGGCCGGTACGTCGCGGTGCACGTGTCCATGGAGATGGGCAATCCCTTTTCCCAGGACGTCGGTGCGGCCGAGCTCGCGGTGCTGGAGGAGTGGCGGAGGGACGCGGTTCATCAGCTTCCCGCCGAGCTTCAGCCCCCTCCGTTTCCGAATGCGCCTCCTGGCAGTCGTATCAGCGTGGCGCTGACATCCTGGGCCGAGGCTGCTCCTCGGCCCCTGGTGGTCTTCCTGGATGAAGTCGATGCATTGAGAGACGTGACGCTGCTCAGCGTGCTGCGTCAGCTACGCAGTGGCTATCCTCGACGTCCGAAGAACTTTCCCTCTGCGATGGCCCTCATGGGCCTGAGGGACGTGCGCGACTACAAGGTCGCCACTGAAGACCGTGAGCACCTGGGCACCGCGAGTCCCTTCAACATCAAGGTGCGCTCGCTCACCCTACGCAACTTCACCGCCGAGGAAGTCGCCGAGCTCTACGCCCAGCACACCGCCGACACCGGTCAGCGCTTCGAGCCCGAGGCGCTCGCGCTGGCGTTCGAGTCCACTCAAGGCCAGCCGTGGCTCGTCAACGCCCTGGCCAAGGTGGCCGTGGAGGAGCTGGTCCCCGACCGCTCACAGCCCATCCGTCGTGAGGACGTGGAGCGTGCCCGGTCAGTGCTGATTGCCCGCCGCGAGACGCACCTGGACAGCCTCACCGACAAGCTGCGCGAGCCTCGGGTCCGCGCCATCCTGGAGCCCGTGCTGGCCGGCACCTTTGCCGGTGGCGGTGACTCCTACCAGGATGACCTCCAGTACACGCGCGACCTGGGCCTGTGTGCTCCGGATGACCCGGTGCGCGTGGCCAACCCCATCTATCAGGAGCTGATTGCCCGGGTGCTGGCGGGTAATGCCGAGCCCAAGGTCGTCGTCGCGCCGAGGAGTTTCGTCCTGCCGGATGGCCGGTTCGACTTCGACCGGATGCTGCGGGAGTTCGCCGCCTTCTGGCGCGAGCACGGCGAGGTGCTGGCGGCGGGAATGACGTACCACGAGGTGGCTCCCCAGCTCGTGCTCATGGCGTTCCTCCAGCGCGTGGTCAATGGCGGCGGTCAGGTGGACCGGGAGTACGGAGTAGGGCGCGGGCGTATCGACCTGCTGGTGCGCTGGCCCTACGAGGAGAACGGCCAGCGCCGCCTGCAACGCCACGCCCTGGAGCTGAAGGTGTGGCGGGAGGGGGAGAAGGACCCGCTGGCCAAGGGCCTCGTCCAGCTCGAGGAGTACCTGGAGCGGCTGGGCCTGGATGAGGGTGTGCTCGTCATTTTCGACCGCCGTCCGGAGGCGGGCGGTACGGAGACTCGGACCCGCTTCGAGCAGGCGCAGTCCCCTTCGGGACGCAAGGTGACCGTGCTCCGGGCGTGA
- a CDS encoding glycosyltransferase, producing the protein MQSRHAVSTVEDYEPFIGRQAVERIVNKGRLLSGRSVAHVNSTYFGGGVAEILSSLTLLMRSLGLDAEWRAIQGPPDFYGITKKMHNALQGAPIRLTDIKKEIYEDVAYQNALRNRFDHDFVVVHDPQPLPLIRYSRKRGPWIWRCHVDMAQPSREIWEYLTDYIEQYDAVISSAEEYRQPWRVPQLVFQPAIDPFSILNRELPEGEVDRRLHHYGVPTDLPLVVQVSRFDRWKDPHGVIQAFQIARRKRDCTLVLVGNVAMDDPEGPQVYESLLGAREERVLIMSGEDTSFVNALQRRAAVVLQKSLREGFGLTVSEAMWKRTPVIGGNVGGIRYQIDDGVNGFLVSSVEETADRLVRLLSDEDLRRRMGEAAREKVRQRFLMTRYLEQYLDLMDAFEARYSLRPETLGLSMHAGGTEPERFATH; encoded by the coding sequence ATGCAAAGCCGACATGCAGTCTCGACCGTGGAGGACTACGAGCCCTTCATCGGACGGCAGGCCGTCGAGCGTATCGTGAACAAGGGGCGGCTGCTCTCCGGGCGCAGCGTCGCCCACGTGAACTCCACCTACTTCGGCGGCGGCGTGGCGGAAATCCTGTCCTCGCTGACGCTGCTGATGCGCTCGCTGGGGCTCGACGCCGAGTGGCGGGCCATCCAGGGCCCGCCGGACTTCTACGGCATCACGAAGAAGATGCACAACGCGCTTCAGGGCGCGCCCATCCGCCTCACCGACATCAAGAAGGAAATCTACGAGGACGTCGCGTACCAGAACGCGCTTCGAAACCGGTTCGACCATGACTTCGTCGTCGTGCATGACCCCCAGCCGCTTCCGCTGATTCGCTACTCGCGGAAGCGCGGGCCGTGGATCTGGCGCTGCCATGTCGACATGGCCCAGCCCAGTCGCGAAATCTGGGAGTACCTCACCGACTACATCGAGCAATACGACGCGGTCATCAGCAGCGCGGAGGAGTACCGCCAGCCCTGGCGGGTGCCGCAGCTCGTCTTCCAGCCGGCCATCGACCCCTTCAGCATCCTCAACCGCGAGCTGCCGGAAGGGGAGGTGGACCGGCGCCTTCACCACTATGGCGTTCCGACGGACCTTCCGCTGGTGGTGCAGGTCTCGCGGTTCGACCGCTGGAAGGACCCCCACGGCGTCATCCAGGCCTTCCAGATTGCGAGGCGGAAGCGGGACTGCACGCTCGTGCTCGTGGGCAACGTGGCCATGGATGACCCCGAGGGGCCGCAAGTCTATGAGTCGCTCCTGGGGGCGAGGGAGGAGCGGGTCCTCATCATGAGCGGCGAGGACACGTCGTTCGTGAACGCGCTCCAGCGCCGCGCCGCCGTCGTGCTGCAGAAGTCCCTGCGAGAGGGGTTCGGCCTGACGGTGAGCGAGGCGATGTGGAAGCGGACGCCCGTCATCGGAGGCAACGTGGGCGGCATCCGCTACCAGATTGACGACGGAGTGAATGGCTTCCTGGTCTCCTCCGTCGAGGAGACCGCGGACCGCCTCGTGCGTCTGCTCTCCGACGAAGACCTGCGGCGCCGCATGGGCGAGGCGGCGCGCGAGAAGGTCCGGCAGCGCTTCCTGATGACACGGTACCTCGAGCAGTACCTGGACCTGATGGACGCTTTCGAAGCCCGCTACAGCCTGCGTCCCGAGACCCTGGGGCTCTCGATGCACGCGGGAGGGACCGAACCGGAGCGGTTCGCGACGCACTGA
- a CDS encoding AAA family ATPase, translated as MESAAPAPLPVPDASSDDLRAVEELAQARNAIVAQIEKRVVGQREVVEHLLISLFARGHCLFVGVPGLAKTLLISTLADVLNLSFNRIQFTPDLMPSDITGTDILEEDRTTGRRTFRFLQGPLFANIILADEVNRTPPKTQAALLQAMQEYRVTAGGRTYPLDLPFLVFATQNPIEQEGTYPLPEAQLDRFMFLVDVGYPTAEEEVQIVKSTTGGPQPKLEKILSPERILALQELVRRVPVPDHVVRYAVELVRHTRPKEAGAPDFIAKNASWGAGPRASQYLVVAAKARAILNGRFVATVEDVRALARPVLRHRVLPNFTAESEGITSVKLIDQLLAVVKG; from the coding sequence ATGGAAAGCGCCGCCCCCGCCCCTCTCCCCGTGCCCGACGCCTCGAGCGACGACCTTCGCGCCGTCGAGGAGCTCGCCCAGGCCCGCAACGCCATCGTCGCCCAAATCGAGAAGCGCGTCGTCGGCCAGCGCGAAGTGGTGGAGCACCTGCTCATCTCGCTCTTCGCCCGCGGTCACTGCCTCTTCGTCGGCGTGCCCGGCCTCGCCAAGACGCTGCTCATCTCCACCCTGGCGGACGTCCTCAACCTCTCGTTCAACCGCATCCAGTTCACCCCGGACCTGATGCCGTCGGACATCACCGGCACGGACATCCTCGAAGAGGACCGCACCACCGGCCGGCGCACCTTCCGCTTCCTCCAGGGCCCCCTCTTCGCGAACATCATCCTCGCGGACGAGGTGAACCGCACCCCGCCCAAGACGCAGGCCGCGCTCCTCCAGGCCATGCAGGAGTACCGCGTCACCGCCGGCGGCCGCACGTACCCGCTCGACCTGCCCTTCCTCGTCTTCGCCACGCAGAACCCGATTGAGCAGGAGGGCACGTACCCGCTGCCCGAGGCGCAGTTGGACCGCTTCATGTTCCTCGTGGACGTGGGCTACCCCACCGCCGAGGAAGAGGTGCAAATCGTCAAGAGCACCACCGGCGGCCCGCAGCCCAAGCTGGAGAAGATTCTCTCGCCCGAGCGCATCCTCGCGCTGCAGGAGCTGGTGCGCCGCGTCCCCGTGCCGGACCACGTGGTGCGCTACGCCGTGGAGCTGGTGCGCCACACGCGTCCCAAGGAGGCGGGCGCGCCGGACTTCATCGCCAAGAATGCGTCCTGGGGCGCGGGCCCTCGCGCGAGCCAGTACCTGGTGGTCGCCGCCAAGGCGCGCGCCATCCTCAACGGCCGCTTCGTGGCCACCGTCGAGGACGTGCGCGCGCTGGCGCGTCCCGTCCTGCGCCACCGCGTGCTCCCCAACTTCACCGCGGAGAGCGAGGGCATTACGTCCGTGAAGCTCATCGACCAGCTCCTCGCGGTGGTGAAGGGCTAG
- a CDS encoding DUF1428 domain-containing protein: MPYVDGFVLPLPLKNVAAYRTMARKAGKLWKEHGALAYFECIGDDVKPGKLTSFPQSVKLKPGETVVFSWIVYKSRAERNRINKKVMADPRLAKMMNPKDMPFDAKRMIYGGFKVMLEL; encoded by the coding sequence ATGCCTTACGTTGACGGTTTCGTCCTGCCACTCCCCCTCAAGAACGTCGCCGCCTACCGCACCATGGCGCGCAAGGCGGGCAAGCTCTGGAAGGAGCACGGCGCGCTCGCCTACTTCGAGTGCATCGGCGATGACGTCAAGCCCGGCAAGCTCACCTCGTTCCCCCAGAGCGTCAAGCTGAAGCCGGGTGAGACGGTGGTGTTCTCGTGGATTGTCTACAAGTCACGCGCCGAGCGGAACCGCATCAACAAGAAGGTCATGGCGGATCCCCGCCTCGCGAAGATGATGAACCCCAAGGACATGCCCTTCGACGCCAAGCGGATGATCTACGGCGGGTTCAAGGTGATGCTGGAGCTCTGA
- a CDS encoding GlxA family transcriptional regulator: MRHMRIAVTLVDGVFDSGLSAVLDIFATANALSGTSRFEVVRLGASPEITSGQGARHPAKRFRGALGAFDHVLVTGFGASNADEVKQRLRDDDLKATVSWVVTQHAHKTPVHAACSGTWVLGAGGLLDGREATTSWWFADAFQAAFPRVRLDARYAVVRSGALTTAGAAFAHVDLALDVLRRESPSLASRVADHLVTESRPSQALYLVEHHARVDDPLVRAFEREVTASLSGSVDLPRIAKRLGTSLRSLQRKLTAVSGRSPLQFVRQLRLRRALALVQKGEHSIEEIAAQVGYQSAHTLRQLIRKELGTGVRELRGRRQR, from the coding sequence ATGCGCCACATGCGCATCGCGGTGACGCTGGTGGACGGAGTCTTCGATTCAGGGCTGAGCGCGGTGCTCGACATCTTCGCCACCGCCAACGCGCTCTCGGGCACGTCGCGCTTCGAGGTGGTGCGGCTCGGCGCGAGCCCGGAAATCACCTCTGGCCAGGGCGCGCGGCATCCGGCGAAGCGCTTCCGTGGCGCTCTTGGCGCGTTCGACCACGTGCTGGTGACCGGCTTCGGAGCGTCGAACGCCGACGAGGTGAAGCAGCGGTTGCGCGATGACGACCTGAAGGCGACTGTGAGCTGGGTGGTCACCCAGCATGCGCACAAGACGCCTGTGCACGCGGCCTGCTCGGGCACGTGGGTGCTGGGCGCGGGCGGTCTGCTCGACGGGCGCGAGGCGACGACCAGTTGGTGGTTCGCGGACGCGTTCCAGGCTGCGTTTCCTCGAGTGCGCCTCGACGCCCGGTATGCCGTCGTGCGCAGTGGGGCACTCACCACTGCTGGCGCGGCCTTCGCTCATGTCGACCTCGCGCTCGACGTGCTTCGCCGCGAGAGCCCCTCGCTCGCGTCGCGTGTCGCGGACCACCTGGTGACGGAGTCGCGTCCCTCGCAGGCGCTCTACCTCGTCGAGCACCACGCTCGCGTCGACGACCCGCTGGTGCGCGCCTTCGAGCGCGAGGTGACGGCCTCCCTCTCCGGGTCGGTCGACCTTCCTCGGATTGCGAAGCGGCTGGGCACTTCGCTGCGCTCGCTCCAGCGCAAGCTCACGGCGGTGTCGGGCCGGAGTCCGTTGCAGTTCGTGCGGCAACTGCGACTGCGCCGTGCACTGGCGTTGGTGCAGAAGGGGGAGCACAGCATCGAGGAGATTGCCGCGCAGGTCGGCTACCAGAGCGCGCACACGCTGCGGCAGCTCATCCGCAAGGAGCTCGGCACCGGCGTCCGCGAGCTGCGAGGCCGCCGCCAGCGCTGA
- a CDS encoding BatA domain-containing protein, with product MTFGNPWMLVGALGALIPLLVHLFDRRRPRPHPFGPLAFVLRSQKRTASRLKLKRLLLYALRTLILLAIPVALARPELRRDAAAAQVVKGPAATAIVLDASLSMRWSDGTSLFERGRDEARDALKDLLPEEPATVLVCTESPSAPPPPGFDRGRLRGMVDEAKPTYGAADLSRCLDMAARSLEENPMPGKRLVVVSDMTAGAFRLEAPPPTVKGPTGAPVKPEVVLRDAASGRDVLNNHAIVDLKVEPALQAGPRAFQFTFTVRNFGAEAVKDLEATVRVGEQTLAKGFVDVPAGGTTQKALTVRFPQGGTVVGQVSLAPDSLAEDDKRAFVLPVPRALKALVVNGAPHATRYRDEAFFVDAALTAPGSPVEVSTRDAEVGLREDFSTYDLVLLLNVAAPSAEDARRLTEFVENGGGLFISMGDRVNAEEYNERLSAVLPRPLRLVRTSAEREDPDADTKTARLAKVSVEHVLFSPFTGRAEEGLIGARFYKYMLLEADNPGSPGASQVLATYEDGAPAVAVMRKGKGRVALFTSTVDRDWSDFAIRTSFLPLMQRFAAYLTGSLEEREEIKVRVGESATLRPEGTQKVTAVRAPDGSEVTVKAQPDGSLVAGPVTEPGAYSVLGADGKVVPALSFAATLDPAESDLGRVPQDTLTAYFGEDTVKASSGDADKPTVPLWTWLILAACLAFFFEGTLLRK from the coding sequence GTGACGTTCGGCAATCCGTGGATGCTCGTGGGCGCACTGGGCGCCCTCATCCCCCTGCTGGTGCACCTGTTCGACCGGCGCCGCCCGCGTCCGCACCCCTTCGGTCCGCTGGCCTTCGTGCTGCGCAGCCAGAAGCGCACCGCCAGTCGCCTGAAGCTCAAGCGCCTGCTCCTGTACGCGCTGCGCACGCTCATCCTGCTCGCCATTCCGGTGGCGCTGGCCCGGCCGGAGTTGCGCCGGGACGCGGCGGCCGCGCAGGTGGTGAAGGGCCCCGCCGCCACGGCCATCGTCCTGGACGCGTCGCTGTCCATGCGCTGGTCGGACGGCACGTCCCTCTTCGAGCGAGGCCGGGACGAGGCGCGTGACGCGCTGAAGGATTTGCTCCCCGAAGAGCCCGCCACGGTGCTGGTGTGCACGGAGTCTCCGTCCGCGCCGCCGCCTCCCGGCTTCGACAGGGGCCGGCTGCGCGGCATGGTGGACGAGGCGAAGCCGACGTACGGCGCGGCGGACCTGTCTCGCTGCCTGGACATGGCGGCGCGCTCGCTGGAGGAGAACCCCATGCCGGGCAAGCGGCTGGTGGTGGTCTCCGACATGACGGCCGGGGCCTTCCGGCTGGAGGCGCCGCCGCCCACGGTGAAGGGCCCCACGGGCGCGCCGGTGAAGCCCGAGGTGGTGCTGCGCGACGCGGCCAGCGGCCGGGACGTGCTGAACAACCACGCGATTGTCGACCTCAAGGTGGAGCCCGCGCTGCAGGCGGGGCCTCGCGCGTTCCAGTTCACCTTCACGGTGCGCAACTTCGGCGCCGAGGCGGTGAAGGACCTGGAGGCCACGGTGCGCGTGGGCGAGCAGACGCTGGCCAAGGGCTTCGTGGACGTGCCCGCGGGCGGCACCACGCAGAAGGCGCTGACGGTGCGCTTCCCGCAGGGCGGCACGGTGGTGGGACAGGTGTCGCTGGCGCCGGACTCCCTGGCCGAGGACGACAAGCGGGCCTTCGTGCTGCCGGTGCCGCGCGCGCTGAAGGCGCTGGTGGTGAACGGGGCGCCGCATGCGACACGCTACCGGGACGAGGCCTTCTTCGTGGACGCGGCGCTCACGGCGCCGGGCTCGCCGGTGGAGGTGTCCACGCGCGACGCGGAGGTGGGCCTGCGCGAGGACTTCTCCACGTACGACCTGGTGCTGCTCCTCAACGTGGCGGCGCCGAGCGCGGAGGACGCGCGGCGGCTGACGGAGTTCGTGGAGAACGGCGGTGGCCTGTTCATCAGCATGGGCGACCGGGTGAATGCGGAGGAGTACAACGAGCGGCTGAGCGCGGTGCTGCCCCGGCCGCTTCGCCTGGTGCGCACCAGCGCCGAGCGTGAGGACCCGGACGCGGACACGAAGACGGCGCGGCTGGCGAAGGTGTCGGTGGAGCACGTCCTCTTCTCGCCCTTCACGGGTCGCGCGGAAGAGGGGCTCATCGGGGCGCGCTTCTACAAGTACATGCTGCTGGAGGCGGACAACCCGGGCTCACCGGGTGCGAGTCAGGTGCTGGCCACGTACGAGGACGGCGCGCCGGCGGTGGCGGTGATGCGCAAGGGCAAGGGGCGCGTGGCGCTCTTCACCAGCACGGTGGACCGCGACTGGAGTGACTTCGCGATTCGAACCTCGTTCCTGCCGCTGATGCAGCGCTTCGCCGCGTACCTGACGGGCTCGCTGGAGGAGCGCGAGGAAATCAAGGTGCGCGTGGGCGAGAGCGCGACGCTGCGGCCCGAGGGCACGCAGAAAGTCACGGCGGTGCGCGCACCGGACGGCAGCGAGGTGACGGTGAAGGCGCAGCCGGACGGCTCGCTGGTGGCGGGCCCGGTGACGGAGCCGGGCGCGTACTCGGTGCTGGGCGCGGACGGCAAGGTGGTGCCGGCGCTGTCCTTCGCCGCCACGCTGGACCCGGCGGAGAGTGATTTGGGCCGCGTGCCCCAGGACACCCTCACCGCGTACTTCGGCGAGGACACGGTGAAGGCGTCGAGCGGAGACGCGGACAAGCCGACCGTGCCCCTGTGGACGTGGCTGATTCTCGCCGCGTGCCTCGCGTTCTTCTTCGAGGGGACGCTGCTGCGGAAGTAG
- a CDS encoding SgcJ/EcaC family oxidoreductase: MIRARFSLATVAAVFLSLALSPLADAAPAGARTQDEAALRKLVSEQTEAWNRQDAAAWSKDFADDATFINIVGTLFNGRAEIEKRHAFVFDTLFKGSRSEVTVRKVLFLDGGVAMVDTEHQVTNYVGLPPGVQPTTPGVLRTQMRYVLKKTAGRWLIVAGQNTDVKPAPAPASAGTPPSPAPTRTSPTPAPTLPVIDKP, translated from the coding sequence GTGATTCGAGCCCGTTTCTCCCTTGCGACTGTCGCCGCCGTGTTCCTGTCCCTCGCCCTCTCCCCCCTGGCCGATGCGGCGCCAGCCGGAGCGCGCACGCAGGACGAAGCGGCCCTCCGCAAGCTCGTGTCCGAGCAGACCGAGGCCTGGAACCGTCAGGATGCGGCGGCCTGGAGCAAGGACTTCGCTGATGACGCCACGTTCATCAACATCGTCGGCACCCTCTTCAACGGCCGCGCCGAAATCGAGAAGCGACACGCCTTCGTCTTCGACACCCTCTTCAAGGGCAGCCGGAGCGAGGTGACGGTGCGGAAGGTGCTGTTCCTCGATGGCGGCGTGGCGATGGTCGACACGGAGCATCAGGTGACGAACTACGTGGGGCTTCCTCCGGGCGTCCAGCCCACCACGCCGGGCGTGCTGCGCACCCAGATGCGGTACGTGTTGAAGAAGACCGCAGGTCGGTGGCTCATCGTCGCGGGCCAGAACACGGACGTGAAGCCCGCGCCCGCTCCTGCTTCGGCTGGGACTCCGCCTTCTCCGGCTCCGACTCGGACTTCACCCACGCCCGCGCCGACCTTGCCTGTGATTGACAAGCCTTGA